From one Humulus lupulus chromosome 8, drHumLupu1.1, whole genome shotgun sequence genomic stretch:
- the LOC133794468 gene encoding protein ROOT HAIR DEFECTIVE 3-like isoform X2, with amino-acid sequence MDDGCCSTQLIDGDGVFNVTGIDSFIKEVKLGECGLSYAVVSIMGPQSSGKSTLLNNLFNTNFREMDAFRGRSQTTKGIWLAKCAGIEPCTLVMDLEGTDGRERGEDDTAFEKQSALFALAVSDIVLINMWCHDIGREQAANKPLLKTVFQVMMRLFSPRKTTLMFVIRDKTRTPLENLEPVLREDIQKIWDSVPKPQAHLETPLSEFFNVEVVALSSYEEKEEQFKEQVANLRQRFFHSIAPGGLAGDRRGVVPASGFSFSAQQIWKVIKENKDLDLPAHKVMVATVRCEEIANEKFSSFSGNEYWLALEEAVQIGPVAGFGKKLSSIIDTCLSEYDAEATYFDEGVRSSKRKQLEEKLLQLVQPAFQTLLGHIRSGTLDKFKEAFDKALDSGEGFSAAAADCSQSYMSLFDERCADAVIELANWDTSKVRDKVRRDIDGHISLVRDAKLSELTAFYEAKLKEALSGPVEALLDGANSETWPAIRKLLRRETESAVSGLSDALSGFDMNEETRNKMLTNLEDYARGVVEAKAKEEAGRVLIRMKDRFTTMFSHDSDSMPRVWTGKEDIRAITKAARSSSLKLLSVMAAIRLDDSDADTIETTLTVALVDSTGGAVKDRSITTADPLATSSWEEVPPKKTLITPVQCKSLWRQFKNETEYTVSQAIAAQEANKRNNNWLPPPWAIVALVVLGFNEFMTLLRNPLYLGVIFVAFLLVKALWVQLDISGEFRNGALPGLISLSTKFLPTVMNIIKKLAEEGQAPAANNPQRNPALASKNYQNGVNASSEMSSTGSSEITENDNSSSSKQD; translated from the exons ATGG ATGATGGTTGCTGTTCTACTCAGCTTATAGATGGAGATGGTGTATTCAATGTCACTGGAATTGACAGTTTCATCAAGGAGGTAAAGTTGGGCGAATGCGGTCTTTCGTATGCGGTTGTCTCCATAATGGGTCCACAAAGTAGTG GAAAGAGCACCTTGTTGAATAATTTATTCAACACCAACTTCAGAGAGATGGATGCTTTTAGGGGAAG GTCTCAAACTACAAAAGGTATCTGGTTAGCGAAATGTGCCGGTATCGAACCCTGTACACTTGTTATGGATTTAGAGGGAACAGATGGAAGAGAAAGAGGAGAG GATGATACAGCATTCGAGAAGCAGAGTGCTCTTTTTGCTCTTGCTGTTTCAGATATTGTTCTTATAAACAT GTGGTGTCATGATATTGGCCGTGAGCAAGCTGCAAATAAGCCTCTTCTAAAAACTGTCTTCCAG GTGATGATGCGGTTGTTTAGTCCACGTAAAACAACTTTGATGTTTGTCATACGTGATAAAACAAGG acACCATTGGAGAATTTAGAACCTGTTCTTAGAGAAGACATTCAGAAG atatgGGACTCTGTGCCGAAGCCTCAAGCTCATTTGGAAACTCCCCTGAGTGAATTTTTTAAT GTTGAGGTTGTAGCTCTTTCAAGTTATGAAGAAAAGGAAGAGCAATTTAAGGAGCAG GTTGCTAACTTGAGGCAGAGATTCTTTCACTCGATTGCACCTGGTGGACTTGCTGGAGATCGAAGGGGAGTTGTTCCTGCTTCAGGATTTTCTTTTAGTGCACAACAAATATGGAAAGTCATCAAGGAAAACAAGGACCTTGATCTTCCTGCCCATAAG GTGATGGTGGCAACTGTGCGCTGTGAAGAAATTGCCAATGAGAAGTTCTCCAGCTTTTCTGGAAATGAG TACTGGCTGGCATTGGAGGAGGCCGTACAAATTGGTCCTGTTGCTGGATTTGGGAAGAAGCTCAGTTCAATTATTGATACCTGTCTATCAGA GTATGATGCAGAAGCTACGTATTTTGATGAAGGTGTCAGATCTTCAAAGCGAAAGCAGCTTGAAGAGAAACTGCTACAA CTCGTCCAACCGGCTTTTCAAACTTTGCTGGGACATATAAGATCTGGAACTTTGGATAAATTTAAGGAAGCATTTGATAAGGCTTTGGATAGCGGCGAGGGGTTTTCTGCCGCTGCTGCTGATTGCTCTCAGTCCTATATGTCTCTTTTTGATGAAAGATGTGCAG ATGCTGTTATTGAACTAGCAAACTGGGACACATCTAAAGTAAGGGATAAAGTTCGACGTGATATAGATGGCCATATTTCCTTAGTTCGTGATGCCAAGCTATCTGAACTTACTGCATTCTATGAG GCCAAACTGAAGGAGGCATTATCAGGACCAGTAGAAGCACTGCTAGATGGAGCAAATAGCGAGACTTGGCCTGCAATAAGAAAACTCCTTCGACGAGAGACTGAATCAGCTGTGTCTGGGCTTTCTGATGCCCTTTCTGGTTTTGACATGAATGAAGAAACAAGAAATAAAATGCTTACAAATCTAGAGGATTATGCAAGAGGAGTTGTTGAGGCAAAAGCAAAGGAGGAGGCTGGACGAGTTTTGATCCGTATGAAGGACAG GTTCACAACAATGTTTAGCCATGATTCTGATTCAATGCCCCGCGTTTGGACTGGGAAAGAAGATATTCGAGCTATTACAAAAGCTGCACGCTCTTCA TCCTTAAAATTGCTCTCTGTTATGGCTGCTATACGTTTGGACGATTCTGATGCCGATACCATTGAGACCACTTTAACAGTTGCTTTGGTGGATTCTACTGGTGGTGCCGTTAAAGATAGGAGCATAACAACGGCTGATCCACTGGCCACGAGCTCGTGGGAAGAG GTCCCACCAAAAAAAACATTGATCACGCCTGTCCAGTGCAAATCTTTATGGAGGCAATTCAAGAATGAGACAGAGTACACTGTATCTCAGGCGATTGCAGCACAG GAAGCCAACAAGAGAAACAACAACTGGTTACCACCTCCATGGGCTATTGTTGCCTTGGTTGTTTTAGGATTCAATGAATTTATGACGCTTCTAAG AAATCCTCTGTATCTGGGAGTAATCTTTGTGGCTTTCTTACTTGTCAAAGCCCTATGGGTGCAGCTAGATATCTCGGGTGAATTCCGCAATGGTGCT CTGCCTGGGCTTATTTCCTTGTCCACCAAGTTCCTCCCCACTGTTATGAACATAATAAAAAAACTAGCAGAGGAAGGGCAAGCACCTGCAGCGAACAATCCTCAAAGGAACCCTGCCCTGGCATCGAAAAACTACCAGAATGGAGTTAATGCTAGTAGTGAAATGTCATCCACCGGTTCATCCGAAATTACAGAGAATGACAACTCTAGCTCCTCAAAACAAGACTGA
- the LOC133794468 gene encoding protein ROOT HAIR DEFECTIVE 3-like isoform X1, giving the protein MADDGCCSTQLIDGDGVFNVTGIDSFIKEVKLGECGLSYAVVSIMGPQSSGKSTLLNNLFNTNFREMDAFRGRSQTTKGIWLAKCAGIEPCTLVMDLEGTDGRERGEDDTAFEKQSALFALAVSDIVLINMWCHDIGREQAANKPLLKTVFQVMMRLFSPRKTTLMFVIRDKTRTPLENLEPVLREDIQKIWDSVPKPQAHLETPLSEFFNVEVVALSSYEEKEEQFKEQVANLRQRFFHSIAPGGLAGDRRGVVPASGFSFSAQQIWKVIKENKDLDLPAHKVMVATVRCEEIANEKFSSFSGNEYWLALEEAVQIGPVAGFGKKLSSIIDTCLSEYDAEATYFDEGVRSSKRKQLEEKLLQLVQPAFQTLLGHIRSGTLDKFKEAFDKALDSGEGFSAAAADCSQSYMSLFDERCADAVIELANWDTSKVRDKVRRDIDGHISLVRDAKLSELTAFYEAKLKEALSGPVEALLDGANSETWPAIRKLLRRETESAVSGLSDALSGFDMNEETRNKMLTNLEDYARGVVEAKAKEEAGRVLIRMKDRFTTMFSHDSDSMPRVWTGKEDIRAITKAARSSSLKLLSVMAAIRLDDSDADTIETTLTVALVDSTGGAVKDRSITTADPLATSSWEEVPPKKTLITPVQCKSLWRQFKNETEYTVSQAIAAQEANKRNNNWLPPPWAIVALVVLGFNEFMTLLRNPLYLGVIFVAFLLVKALWVQLDISGEFRNGALPGLISLSTKFLPTVMNIIKKLAEEGQAPAANNPQRNPALASKNYQNGVNASSEMSSTGSSEITENDNSSSSKQD; this is encoded by the exons ATGG CAGATGATGGTTGCTGTTCTACTCAGCTTATAGATGGAGATGGTGTATTCAATGTCACTGGAATTGACAGTTTCATCAAGGAGGTAAAGTTGGGCGAATGCGGTCTTTCGTATGCGGTTGTCTCCATAATGGGTCCACAAAGTAGTG GAAAGAGCACCTTGTTGAATAATTTATTCAACACCAACTTCAGAGAGATGGATGCTTTTAGGGGAAG GTCTCAAACTACAAAAGGTATCTGGTTAGCGAAATGTGCCGGTATCGAACCCTGTACACTTGTTATGGATTTAGAGGGAACAGATGGAAGAGAAAGAGGAGAG GATGATACAGCATTCGAGAAGCAGAGTGCTCTTTTTGCTCTTGCTGTTTCAGATATTGTTCTTATAAACAT GTGGTGTCATGATATTGGCCGTGAGCAAGCTGCAAATAAGCCTCTTCTAAAAACTGTCTTCCAG GTGATGATGCGGTTGTTTAGTCCACGTAAAACAACTTTGATGTTTGTCATACGTGATAAAACAAGG acACCATTGGAGAATTTAGAACCTGTTCTTAGAGAAGACATTCAGAAG atatgGGACTCTGTGCCGAAGCCTCAAGCTCATTTGGAAACTCCCCTGAGTGAATTTTTTAAT GTTGAGGTTGTAGCTCTTTCAAGTTATGAAGAAAAGGAAGAGCAATTTAAGGAGCAG GTTGCTAACTTGAGGCAGAGATTCTTTCACTCGATTGCACCTGGTGGACTTGCTGGAGATCGAAGGGGAGTTGTTCCTGCTTCAGGATTTTCTTTTAGTGCACAACAAATATGGAAAGTCATCAAGGAAAACAAGGACCTTGATCTTCCTGCCCATAAG GTGATGGTGGCAACTGTGCGCTGTGAAGAAATTGCCAATGAGAAGTTCTCCAGCTTTTCTGGAAATGAG TACTGGCTGGCATTGGAGGAGGCCGTACAAATTGGTCCTGTTGCTGGATTTGGGAAGAAGCTCAGTTCAATTATTGATACCTGTCTATCAGA GTATGATGCAGAAGCTACGTATTTTGATGAAGGTGTCAGATCTTCAAAGCGAAAGCAGCTTGAAGAGAAACTGCTACAA CTCGTCCAACCGGCTTTTCAAACTTTGCTGGGACATATAAGATCTGGAACTTTGGATAAATTTAAGGAAGCATTTGATAAGGCTTTGGATAGCGGCGAGGGGTTTTCTGCCGCTGCTGCTGATTGCTCTCAGTCCTATATGTCTCTTTTTGATGAAAGATGTGCAG ATGCTGTTATTGAACTAGCAAACTGGGACACATCTAAAGTAAGGGATAAAGTTCGACGTGATATAGATGGCCATATTTCCTTAGTTCGTGATGCCAAGCTATCTGAACTTACTGCATTCTATGAG GCCAAACTGAAGGAGGCATTATCAGGACCAGTAGAAGCACTGCTAGATGGAGCAAATAGCGAGACTTGGCCTGCAATAAGAAAACTCCTTCGACGAGAGACTGAATCAGCTGTGTCTGGGCTTTCTGATGCCCTTTCTGGTTTTGACATGAATGAAGAAACAAGAAATAAAATGCTTACAAATCTAGAGGATTATGCAAGAGGAGTTGTTGAGGCAAAAGCAAAGGAGGAGGCTGGACGAGTTTTGATCCGTATGAAGGACAG GTTCACAACAATGTTTAGCCATGATTCTGATTCAATGCCCCGCGTTTGGACTGGGAAAGAAGATATTCGAGCTATTACAAAAGCTGCACGCTCTTCA TCCTTAAAATTGCTCTCTGTTATGGCTGCTATACGTTTGGACGATTCTGATGCCGATACCATTGAGACCACTTTAACAGTTGCTTTGGTGGATTCTACTGGTGGTGCCGTTAAAGATAGGAGCATAACAACGGCTGATCCACTGGCCACGAGCTCGTGGGAAGAG GTCCCACCAAAAAAAACATTGATCACGCCTGTCCAGTGCAAATCTTTATGGAGGCAATTCAAGAATGAGACAGAGTACACTGTATCTCAGGCGATTGCAGCACAG GAAGCCAACAAGAGAAACAACAACTGGTTACCACCTCCATGGGCTATTGTTGCCTTGGTTGTTTTAGGATTCAATGAATTTATGACGCTTCTAAG AAATCCTCTGTATCTGGGAGTAATCTTTGTGGCTTTCTTACTTGTCAAAGCCCTATGGGTGCAGCTAGATATCTCGGGTGAATTCCGCAATGGTGCT CTGCCTGGGCTTATTTCCTTGTCCACCAAGTTCCTCCCCACTGTTATGAACATAATAAAAAAACTAGCAGAGGAAGGGCAAGCACCTGCAGCGAACAATCCTCAAAGGAACCCTGCCCTGGCATCGAAAAACTACCAGAATGGAGTTAATGCTAGTAGTGAAATGTCATCCACCGGTTCATCCGAAATTACAGAGAATGACAACTCTAGCTCCTCAAAACAAGACTGA
- the LOC133794469 gene encoding protein HOTHEAD, with protein MAFFVGKAKLFSILVIWLFILVSLAQAKQASYYEFKYPFIKRASSFSSPSSSFASKGNDNRFDYIIVGGGTTGCPLAATLSQNFSVLVLERGGVPFSNANVSFLRNFHIALADTSPSSASQAFVSTDGVINARARVLGGGTSINAGFYTRASSRFINKMGWDEKLVNESFPWVEKQIVHKPVVAPWQRAFTDSLLSVGISPFNGFTYDHIYGTKVGGTIYDRFGRRHTAAELLATGNPQKLTVLIHATVQKVVFDTTSGKKPKVVGVIFKDENGNQHQALLSESPESEVILSSGAIGTPQMLLLSGIGPRNDLKKMNIPVVLDNVFVGKGMADNPMNSIFLPSKRPVRQSLIQTVGITKFGVYIEASSGFGQSQDSIHCHHGIMSAEIGQLSTIPPKQRTPEAIQAYIKNKKDLPLEAFRGGFILEKISNPMSTGQITLKSTNVDENPYITFNYFGHPHDLRRCVQGIRMAVKVAQSEHFANFTQYDSPSMEKVLNMSSKANVNFVPRHTNDTKSVEQFCKDTVITIWHYHGGAHVGKVVDTKYKVLGVDRLRVIDGSIFTESPGTNPQATVMMMGRYMGVKILRERLGRRAGI; from the exons ATGGCTTTTTTTGTTGGtaaagcaaagctcttcagcatTTTGGTGATATGGCTATTCATCTTAGTCTCCTTGGCTCAAG CAAAACAAGCATCCTACTATGAATTCAAATACCCATTCATCAAACGAGCAAGCTCTTTCTCTTCCCCATCTTCGTCGTTTGCATCCAAAGGAAACGACAATCGTTTTGACTACATAATAGTGGGAGGTGGCACAACTGGGTGTCCCTTGGCAGCCACTCTATCACAAAACTTCAGTGTATTAGTACTTGAAAGAGGAGGGGTTCCTTTCTCCAATGCAAATGTCTCTTTTTTACGAAACTTTCACATTGCCTTGGCTGACACCTCTCCTTCCTCTGCATCCCAAGCCTTTGTTTCCACCGATGGAGTCATTAACGCCAGGGCTAGAGTCTTGGGCGGTGGAACTAGCATCAATGCTGGCTTCTACACCAGAGCAAGTTCAAG GTTCATAAACAAAATGGGTTGGGATGAGAAGCTAGTAAACGAATCGTTTCCATGGGTTGAGAAGCAAATAGTTCACAAACCTGTTGTTGCACCCTGGCAAAGAGCATTCACGGACAGTCTTCTATCAGTGGGTATCTCGCCTTTCAATGGTTTCACCTATGATCACATCTATGGAACCAAGGTTGGTGGAACCATTTATGACAGGTTCGGTCGTCGCCACACTGCTGCTGAGCTCCTAGCTACTGGGAACCCTCAGAAGCTCACTGTCTTGATTCATGCCACTGTCCAAAAAGTGGTTTTTGACACCACTTCag GGAAGAAGCCAAAAGTAGTGGGAGTGATCTTCAAagatgaaaatgggaaccaaCATCAAGCACTTCTTTCAGAAAGTCCGGAAAGTGAAGTGATATTGTCAAGTGGAGCCATTGGGACACCTCAAATGCTATTGCTGAGTGGTATTGGTCCAAGAAATGATCTCAAGAAGATGAATATTCCAGTGGTTCTTGATAATGTGTTTGTTGGAAAAGGCATGGCTGAtaaccccatgaactcaatcttTCTTCCTAGTAAAAGACCTGTTCGCCAGTCATTGATACAAACCGTTGGCATAACCAAGTTCGGTGTCTACATTGAAGCCAGCAGTGGATTTGGTCAGTCACAGGATAGTATTCATTGCCACCATGGAATCATGTCAGCTGAG ATTGGCCAGCTATCAACGATTCCTCCAAAGCAAAGAACACCAGAAGCCATTCAAGCATACATCAAGAACAAAAAAGACTTGCCCCTCGAGGCATTCAGAGGAGGATTCATTTTGGAAAAGATTTCCAACCCCATGTCAACAGGCCAAATCACCCTCAAGAGCACCAACGTCGATGAGAACCCTTATATCACCTTCAACTACTTCGGCCACCCACACGACCTTCGACGCTGCGTCCAAGGCATACGCATGGCTGTAAAAGTTGCTCAGTCAGAACACTTCGCCAACTTCACTCAATATGACAGTCCATCGATGGAGAAGGTGCTGAACATGAGTTCCAAGGCTAATGTCAACTTCGTACCTAGGCATACGAACGACACCAAATCCGTGGAGCAGTTCTGCAAAGACACTGTGATCACCATTTGGCACTACCATGGAGGAGCTCACGTGGGCAAGGTTGTTGACACTAAATACAAAGTCCTTGGTGTTGACAGGCTTCGCGTCATAGATGGTTCCATCTTTACTGAATCTCCAGGGACTAATCCACAAGCTACTGTTATGATGATGGGCAG GTACATGGGAGTGAAGATCTTGAGAGAGAGACTGGGAAGAAGAGCTGGTATATAA